A region of Emys orbicularis isolate rEmyOrb1 chromosome 20, rEmyOrb1.hap1, whole genome shotgun sequence DNA encodes the following proteins:
- the SHE gene encoding SH2 domain-containing adapter protein E has translation MAAKWFREFPSSLKTASERARPGSGSLGKLGSASRKPLGPAEPGPGPVQGKNRKNSAAELGGCRAAPGPGKDGGSRLSRDNLQGLIQAATGKMRKNSRAEGSPQEGAPKGPGCSTYMNRLIKVDAHEKNGKSYPSSSPAPSPAPEEDKGKSPKQETVIILEDYADPYDAKRTKGQREAERLGENDGYMEPYDAQQMITEIRRRGSKDPLVKAILLLDGPGEPGEGGPRPDAAPKRQGSKEQLGKAPPQLYDTPYEPGEAPASTPQDRRARAVDNRLPENDERPAAEYEQPWEWKKEQIVKALSVQFEGAERAGAPKDEALRQHRRQKSWTPKTLKPTLPDHGEGERVDPALALEKQPWYHGAITRAEAESRLQPCKEAGYLVRTSETGNGKYSIALKTSQGCVHIIVAQTKDNKYTLSQTSGVFGSVPEVVHHYSTEKLPFKGAEHMTLLHPVHSQLH, from the exons atggcggCCAAGTGGTTCAGGGAGTTCCCCTCCAGTCTGAAGACGGCTTCGGAGCGGGCCAGGCCGGGCAGCGGGAGCCTGGGCAAGCTGGGCAGCGCCTCCCGGAAGCCCCTGGGCCCCGCCGAGCCGGGCCCCGGCCCAGTGCAGGGCAAAAACCGCAAGAACTCGGCGGCCGAGCTGGGGGGCTGCCGGGCGGCTCCGGGGCCCGGCAAGGATGGCGGCAGCAGGCTGTCCCGGGACAACCTGCAGGGGCTGATCCAGGCCGCCACGGGCAAGATGCGCAAGAACTCACGGGCGGAAGGCAGCCCCCAGGAGGGCGCCCCCAAGGGCCCCGGCTGCAGCACCTACATGAACCGGCTCATCAAGGTGGACGCCCATGAGAAGAATGGGAAAAGCTACCCCAGCAGTAGCCCAGCGCCCAGCCCGGCGCCGGAGGAGGACAAGGGCAAGAGCCCTAAGCAGGAGACG GTCATCATTCTGGAGGACTACGCCGACCCGTACGACGCCAAGCGCACCAAGGGCCAGCGGGAGGCGGAGCGGCTGGGGGAGAACGACGGGTACATGGAGCCCTACGACGCGCAGCAGATGATAACAG AAATCCGCAGGCGGGGCTCCAAGGACCCATTGGTCAAAGCCATCCTGCTGCTGGACGGGCCTGgggagccgggggagggcggcccccgGCCGGACGCGGCGCCCAAGCGGCAGGGCTccaaggagcagctggggaaggccCCGCCGCAGCTCTATGACACCCCCTATGAGCCCGGGGAGGCGCCGGCCAGCACCCCGCAGGACAGGAGGGCGCGGGCGGTGGACAACCGGCTCCCTGAGAACGACGAGCGCCCTGCCGCAGAGTACGAGCAGCCCTGGGAGTGGAAGAAGGAGCAGATAGTGAAGGCTCTgtcag TCCAGTTTGAGGGAGCGGAGCGGGCGGGCGCCCCCAAGGACGAGGCGCTGCGGCAGCACCGTCGCCAGAAGAGCTGGACTCCCAAGACCCTGAAGCCGACGCTCCCAGACCACGGCGAGGGCGAGCGAGTGGACCCAGCCCTGGCGCTGGAGAAGCAGCC CTGGTACCATGGAGCCATCACCCGGGCCGAGGCCGAGAGCCGGTTGCAGCCCTGCAAAGAGGCCGGTTACTTGGTGCGGACCAGCGAGACGGGGAATGGCAAATACTCCATCGCGCTCAA GACCAGTCAGGGATGCGTCCACATCATCGTGGCCCAGACCAAGGACAACAAGTACACGCTGAGCCAGACCAGCGGGGTCTTCGGCAGCGTCCCCGAGGTGGTGCATCACTACTCCACCGAGAAGCTGCCCTTCAAAGGGGCGGAGCACATGACCCTGCTGCACCCGGTGCACAGCCAGCTGCATTAG